The nucleotide sequence ATCGGAGTTTCAGTTGTGCTACGATGGTATGTTTTAAGAACTTTCAATGATCTTCCATCATAGATCGTACTTTTAGGTGTCCGGGACCAGACTATCAACTACACTTGCCCCGAATCAAAACCCATTTGCACAACCTACGGAATTATTTGCATGCCCAACGGCACGAGTATAGAACGCGGCTGTGGTGATGTCTCCAATTGTGGTGTTTGCTCAGAATCCACAACTTTTGCCTGTACTTCAAGGACCACATTTGCTGTTTGCAACGGTGATGTTGTTTCCGCCAATagtttcgactgtgcagaagACTTTGTCTGCAGTGTTAAAAATGCAGCCAGCGGAAGTCCTTGTATTTCCCGGTGTGACTCATCAGACTCAGATATTTGTGATCGAGTTTTGGAACCCGAAGTGGAAAGCACCACGGCATCAGTGACTCCCACTGTCACATCCACAGTCACTCCCATTGAGACTACTGCAGACCCATCCACAGTCATCACTGATTCATCGACAGGATCAACTGGGGATACCTCCACTGGATCGTCTTCCGTAACTTCGTCGGACACATCAACGGACAGCACCGTGACTGTCACTGATTCAGGAAGCACTACCCAAAGTACTGCAACAACTCCAGCATTCAATGA is from Drosophila melanogaster chromosome 3L and encodes:
- the CG34426 gene encoding uncharacterized protein; translation: MLIVLLSALVAPSIVSAACGQCVDAHSCIGESEFQLCYDGVRDQTINYTCPESKPICTTYGIICMPNGTSIERGCGDVSNCGVCSESTTFACTSRTTFAVCNGDVVSANSFDCAEDFVCSVKNAASGSPCISRCDSSDSDICDRVLEPEVESTTASVTPTVTSTVTPIETTADPSTVITDSSTGSTGDTSTGSSSVTSSDTSTDSTVTVTDSGSTTQSTATTPAFNEDTYCQEINSTGRYPIPNDTVCTSYIYCVLRSGSWAGLLYNCNVQRPYFDADVFSCGTVKPSYAGCTNLV